In a single window of the Leisingera daeponensis DSM 23529 genome:
- a CDS encoding HAD family hydrolase codes for MSAPLRLILFDVDGTLADSQGAITGAMAEAFEGVGLAVPPRAEILSIVGLSLPLAMAELAPDQDAATVEALVEGYKSSYMLAREAAGAAHSPLYPGTLEMLAELNEVPEYLLGVATGKSQRGVDALIAAHGLNCFVTRQVADHHPSKPHPSMILTAMAETGVERGSTVMIGDTRFDIEMGRAAGVTTIAVPWGYHKAETLGADYLIRDFAELRPLLAEIWKG; via the coding sequence GTGAGCGCACCGCTGCGGCTGATCCTGTTTGATGTCGATGGCACCCTGGCGGACAGCCAGGGCGCGATCACCGGCGCCATGGCGGAGGCGTTTGAGGGCGTCGGCCTGGCGGTGCCGCCGCGCGCGGAGATCCTGTCGATTGTCGGCCTGTCGCTGCCGCTGGCGATGGCGGAGCTGGCACCGGATCAGGACGCCGCCACCGTCGAGGCGCTGGTGGAGGGCTACAAGTCGTCCTACATGCTGGCGCGCGAGGCGGCGGGGGCCGCGCATTCGCCGCTCTATCCCGGCACGCTGGAGATGCTGGCGGAGCTGAACGAGGTGCCGGAATACCTGCTGGGGGTCGCCACCGGCAAATCCCAGCGCGGCGTTGATGCGCTGATCGCTGCGCATGGGCTGAACTGTTTCGTCACCCGGCAGGTGGCCGATCACCATCCGTCGAAACCGCATCCCTCGATGATCCTGACGGCGATGGCGGAGACCGGGGTGGAGCGCGGCAGCACCGTGATGATCGGCGACACGCGGTTTGACATTGAAATGGGGCGCGCAGCGGGGGTCACCACCATCGCCGTGCCCTGGGGTTATCACAAGGCAGAGACATTGGGCGCCGATTACCTGATCCGCGATTTCGCGGAGCTGCGCCCGCTGCTGGCAGAGATCTGGAAAGGCTAA
- a CDS encoding RluA family pseudouridine synthase: MSGVQMITVSEDDGGQRIDRWLRRLFPHVNQGRIEKMCRKGELRLDGARVKASSRVEAGQVVRVPPLADSDLKPAEPRAMKISDADAKMIQSCVIYRDDDVIVLNKPAGLAVQGGSGTTKHVDGLAEALKFGLEEKPKLVHRIDKDTSGVLVLARNRKAAQGLTAAFRHKNTRKIYWALVAGVPTPYLGEIKNGLVKAPGHGKSGEGEKMINVHPRDIDDTPGAKRAHTLYATLYRVASRAAWVAMEPITGRTHQLRAHMSGMGHPIAGDGKYGGSGQENMGDGWGAQIGGVISKKLHLHARRMVFEHPVTRKPVSVVAPLPEHMKESWETFGWSEDLAADDPFEDLK; encoded by the coding sequence ATGAGCGGCGTTCAGATGATTACCGTCAGCGAAGACGATGGCGGCCAGCGCATCGACCGCTGGCTGCGGCGGCTGTTTCCGCATGTGAACCAGGGCCGCATCGAGAAGATGTGCCGCAAGGGCGAGCTGCGGCTGGATGGCGCCCGGGTGAAGGCCAGCAGCCGCGTCGAGGCGGGGCAGGTGGTGCGGGTGCCGCCGCTGGCGGACAGCGACCTGAAACCGGCCGAGCCGCGCGCGATGAAAATCTCGGATGCGGATGCCAAAATGATCCAGTCCTGCGTCATCTACCGCGACGATGACGTGATCGTGCTGAACAAGCCCGCCGGGCTGGCGGTGCAGGGCGGCTCCGGCACCACCAAGCATGTGGACGGTTTGGCCGAGGCGCTGAAGTTCGGGCTGGAGGAAAAGCCCAAGCTGGTGCACCGGATCGACAAGGACACCTCGGGCGTGCTGGTGCTGGCGCGGAACCGCAAGGCGGCGCAGGGGCTGACTGCCGCCTTCCGCCACAAGAACACCCGCAAGATTTACTGGGCCCTGGTGGCCGGCGTGCCGACGCCCTATCTGGGCGAGATCAAGAACGGGCTGGTGAAGGCGCCGGGCCACGGCAAGTCCGGCGAGGGCGAGAAGATGATCAACGTGCATCCGCGCGACATCGACGACACGCCCGGTGCCAAGCGCGCGCATACGCTGTATGCCACGCTCTACCGCGTCGCCAGCCGCGCCGCCTGGGTGGCGATGGAGCCCATTACCGGGCGCACCCACCAGCTGCGGGCGCATATGTCGGGCATGGGCCATCCGATTGCCGGCGACGGCAAATACGGCGGCTCGGGCCAGGAAAACATGGGCGACGGCTGGGGCGCGCAGATCGGCGGGGTGATCTCCAAGAAGCTGCACCTGCACGCGCGCCGGATGGTGTTTGAGCACCCGGTGACGCGCAAGCCGGTTTCGGTGGTGGCACCGCTGCCGGAGCATATGAAGGAAAGCTGGGAGACCTTCGGCTGGAGCGAGGACCTGGCGGCCGACGATCCGTTTGAGGACCTGAAGTGA
- the crcB gene encoding fluoride efflux transporter CrcB — MIFSVSMVAVGGAIGAVCRYLAGLGMIRLLGHHDFPVAVITVNVIGSFLMGVFVVAAAMRGLTHLSPLVMTGLLGGFTTFSAFSLETANLIERGAFGQAALYVVLSVGLSVGGLFLGLMAARGVFA; from the coding sequence ATGATTTTTTCGGTTTCCATGGTCGCGGTCGGCGGCGCAATCGGGGCGGTGTGCCGCTATCTGGCCGGGCTGGGGATGATCCGCCTGCTGGGGCATCACGATTTCCCGGTGGCGGTGATCACCGTGAATGTGATCGGCTCCTTCCTGATGGGGGTGTTTGTGGTCGCCGCCGCGATGCGCGGGCTGACCCACCTCAGCCCCTTGGTGATGACCGGGCTGTTGGGCGGGTTCACCACCTTTTCGGCGTTCTCGCTGGAGACCGCCAACCTGATCGAGCGCGGCGCCTTCGGGCAGGCGGCGCTGTACGTAGTTTTGTCCGTGGGCCTGTCGGTCGGCGGTTTGTTTCTCGGCCTGATGGCCGCAAGAGGAGTGTTCGCATGA
- a CDS encoding replication-associated recombination protein A — MADLFGSPASADAAAQQPAPNRPLADRLRPQSLGEVIGQAQVLGPEAPLGVMLASGSLSSLIFWGPPGVGKTTIARLLAKETDLHFVQISAIFTGVPDLRKVFEAAKIRRQNGQGTLLFVDEIHRFNKAQQDGFLPHMEDGTILLVGATTENPSFELNAAVLSRSQVLVLERLSLADLERLTQRAEKELGRALPLSGDARDALHEMADGDGRALLNLIEQVAAWKVEAPLGREALSNRLMRRAAKFDKSGDEHYNLISALHKSIRGSDPDAALYWLARMLEGGEDPRFLARRLTMMSTEDIGMADPQANTVCLNAWQTYERLGSPEGELALANAAVYLALAPKSNAVYVGIKAARRLAKQTGSAPPPKHILNAPTKLMAEQGYGEGYAYDHDAEDGFSGQNYFPDGVKRPVLYQPVERGFERELKRRNDYFANLRLKRNK, encoded by the coding sequence ATGGCGGATCTGTTCGGCAGCCCCGCGTCTGCGGACGCCGCTGCGCAGCAGCCCGCGCCGAACCGGCCGCTGGCCGACCGGCTGCGGCCGCAGTCCCTGGGCGAGGTGATCGGCCAGGCCCAGGTGCTGGGACCGGAGGCGCCCTTGGGGGTGATGCTGGCGTCCGGCTCGCTGTCGTCGCTGATCTTCTGGGGGCCGCCGGGGGTGGGCAAGACCACGATCGCGCGGCTGCTGGCCAAGGAGACCGACCTGCATTTCGTGCAGATCTCGGCAATCTTCACCGGGGTGCCGGATCTGCGCAAGGTGTTCGAGGCCGCCAAGATCCGCCGCCAGAACGGGCAGGGGACGCTGCTGTTCGTGGATGAGATCCACCGTTTCAACAAGGCCCAGCAGGACGGCTTCCTTCCGCATATGGAGGATGGCACCATCCTGCTGGTGGGGGCGACGACGGAAAACCCCTCGTTCGAGCTGAATGCCGCTGTGCTGAGCCGCAGCCAGGTGCTGGTGCTGGAGCGGCTGTCGCTCGCGGATCTCGAACGCCTGACCCAGCGTGCCGAGAAGGAGCTGGGCCGCGCGCTGCCGCTGTCGGGGGATGCCCGCGATGCGCTGCATGAGATGGCGGACGGCGACGGCCGGGCGCTGCTGAACCTCATCGAGCAGGTCGCTGCGTGGAAGGTGGAGGCACCGCTTGGGCGCGAGGCGCTGTCAAACCGGCTGATGCGCCGGGCGGCCAAGTTCGACAAGTCCGGCGACGAGCATTACAACCTGATCTCCGCCTTGCATAAGTCCATCCGCGGCTCCGATCCGGATGCGGCGCTCTACTGGCTGGCGCGGATGCTGGAGGGCGGTGAGGATCCCCGTTTTCTGGCCCGGCGGCTGACGATGATGTCGACCGAGGACATCGGCATGGCCGACCCGCAGGCCAATACCGTCTGCCTCAATGCCTGGCAGACCTATGAGCGGCTTGGCAGCCCGGAGGGTGAGCTGGCGCTTGCCAATGCTGCGGTCTACCTGGCGCTGGCGCCGAAATCCAACGCGGTTTACGTCGGCATCAAGGCGGCCCGGCGGCTGGCCAAGCAGACCGGCAGCGCGCCGCCGCCCAAGCATATCCTGAACGCGCCGACCAAGCTGATGGCGGAGCAGGGCTACGGCGAGGGCTATGCCTATGACCACGATGCGGAGGACGGGTTCTCCGGCCAGAATTACTTCCCCGACGGGGTGAAGCGCCCGGTGCTGTATCAGCCGGTGGAGCGGGGGTTTGAGCGTGAGCTGAAACGGCGGAATGACTATTTCGCGAATCTCCGGCTGAAGCGGAACAAATAG
- a CDS encoding trypsin-like peptidase domain-containing protein, protein MIRPALTALAIILALPAAAETRVPQSQAEIALGFAPLVKEAAPAVVNIYAKVVRQVQQRRRSPFMNDPFFDDFFRGFAEPQPRVENSLGSGVILSADGIVVSNYHVVGSATEIRVVTADRREYNARVILGDKASDLAILQLEEAEGLPHLDLRNSDEVQVGELALAIGNPFGVGQTVSSGIISGLARTGMGAGDGFGYYIQTDAPINPGNSGGALIDVNGDLIGINTRILSRSGGSNGIGFAIPANLVKEFVAQARSGAEEFQRPWAGMAGQPVDADLAASLGMDLPEGMVVSDLHAESPFAKAGFRPGDVITHVDGEVVNSPSEMVFRMSVAGLGDMSVITRLRGGEREEIEVPMIVAPDQPPANPVQLDDKTALPGLTVARINPQVIARLGLPLSAEGVVVTDPGPYAGRGGVQAGDQLLAVNGQAVASTDDVYAILAGSGRWIQLDLNRHGRRMALRFRL, encoded by the coding sequence ATGATCCGTCCCGCGCTTACTGCCCTTGCCATCATTCTTGCCCTGCCTGCCGCCGCTGAAACCCGGGTGCCGCAAAGCCAGGCGGAGATCGCGCTGGGGTTTGCGCCGCTGGTCAAGGAGGCGGCGCCGGCGGTGGTGAATATCTACGCCAAGGTGGTGCGCCAGGTGCAGCAGCGCCGCCGCTCGCCGTTCATGAACGATCCGTTCTTCGATGACTTCTTCCGCGGCTTTGCCGAGCCGCAGCCGCGGGTGGAAAATTCGCTCGGCTCAGGCGTGATCCTGTCGGCGGACGGCATCGTGGTCTCCAACTACCACGTCGTCGGCAGCGCCACGGAAATCCGCGTGGTGACGGCGGACCGGCGCGAATACAATGCGCGGGTGATCCTGGGCGACAAGGCCAGCGACCTGGCAATCCTGCAGCTGGAAGAGGCCGAAGGCTTGCCGCATCTGGACCTGCGCAACAGCGACGAGGTGCAGGTGGGTGAGCTGGCGCTGGCGATCGGCAACCCGTTCGGGGTCGGCCAGACCGTCAGCAGCGGCATCATCTCGGGGCTGGCGCGCACCGGCATGGGGGCGGGCGACGGTTTTGGCTACTACATCCAGACCGACGCGCCGATCAACCCAGGCAACTCCGGCGGCGCGCTGATCGACGTCAATGGCGACCTCATTGGCATCAATACCCGCATCCTGTCGCGCTCCGGCGGCTCCAACGGCATCGGCTTTGCGATTCCCGCCAACCTGGTGAAGGAATTCGTCGCCCAGGCCCGCAGCGGCGCGGAAGAGTTCCAGCGACCCTGGGCGGGCATGGCGGGCCAGCCGGTGGACGCGGATCTGGCGGCCTCTCTCGGGATGGACCTGCCGGAGGGCATGGTGGTCTCGGATCTGCACGCCGAGAGTCCATTTGCAAAGGCAGGGTTCAGGCCGGGCGACGTGATCACCCATGTGGACGGCGAGGTGGTGAATTCGCCCTCGGAAATGGTGTTCCGCATGTCGGTGGCAGGGCTTGGCGATATGTCGGTCATCACCCGCCTGCGCGGCGGCGAACGGGAGGAGATCGAGGTGCCGATGATCGTGGCGCCCGACCAGCCGCCCGCCAACCCGGTGCAGCTGGATGACAAGACCGCGCTGCCCGGGCTGACCGTGGCGCGGATCAATCCGCAGGTGATTGCCCGCCTCGGCCTGCCCCTGTCGGCGGAGGGCGTGGTGGTCACCGACCCCGGCCCCTATGCCGGGCGCGGCGGGGTGCAGGCGGGCGACCAGCTGCTGGCAGTGAATGGCCAGGCAGTGGCCAGCACCGATGACGTTTATGCAATTCTTGCAGGCAGCGGCCGCTGGATCCAGCTGGACCTGAACCGGCACGGCCGCCGCATGGCGCTGAGGTTCCGGCTCTGA
- a CDS encoding 3-deoxy-7-phosphoheptulonate synthase, whose product MTPQTENLRITGMQELISPEDLAAQLPSAAAVTDTVLASRTAIQDVLHGRSDRVIAIVGPCSVHDPKAAMDYARRLAPLRGRLAGELEIVMRVYFEKPRTISGWKGLINDPGLDGSFRINEGLGLARRLCLDINALGLPVGTEFLDTAVPQYISDLVAWAAIGARTTESQIHREMASGLSCPVGFKNGTRGNVQIAVDAVRSAAHPHHFMALAKSGRAAIAATSGNPDGHLILRGGGGTNYDAASVDAACKLAEKDGIRGHVMIDASHANSGKDPMRQPAVLRDVAGQIAAGDSRITGVMVESHLVAGRQDLGTGELTYGQSITDGCLGWEDTVAELEHLAAAVAKRRAVAAQRELAEA is encoded by the coding sequence ATGACGCCCCAAACCGAAAACCTCCGCATCACCGGTATGCAGGAACTGATCTCGCCCGAGGATCTTGCAGCACAGCTGCCCTCGGCGGCAGCGGTAACAGACACCGTTCTGGCCAGCCGCACCGCCATTCAGGATGTGCTGCACGGCCGCAGCGACCGGGTGATCGCCATCGTCGGCCCCTGCTCGGTGCATGATCCCAAGGCGGCGATGGACTATGCCCGCCGCCTGGCGCCGCTGCGCGGCCGGCTCGCCGGCGAGCTGGAGATCGTGATGCGGGTCTACTTCGAGAAACCCCGCACCATCAGCGGCTGGAAAGGGCTGATCAACGATCCCGGCCTCGACGGCTCCTTCCGCATCAACGAGGGGCTGGGGCTGGCGCGCCGCCTGTGCCTGGACATCAACGCCCTGGGGCTGCCGGTCGGCACCGAGTTCCTGGACACTGCGGTGCCGCAGTACATCTCCGACCTGGTCGCCTGGGCCGCCATCGGGGCCCGCACCACCGAAAGCCAGATCCACCGCGAGATGGCCTCCGGCCTCAGTTGCCCGGTGGGCTTCAAGAACGGCACCCGCGGCAATGTGCAGATCGCGGTGGACGCGGTGCGCTCGGCCGCCCATCCGCATCATTTCATGGCGCTGGCGAAATCGGGCCGCGCGGCGATTGCGGCCACCAGCGGCAACCCCGACGGCCACTTGATCCTGCGCGGCGGCGGCGGCACCAATTATGACGCGGCTTCGGTCGATGCGGCCTGCAAGCTGGCGGAAAAGGACGGCATCCGCGGCCATGTGATGATCGACGCCAGCCACGCCAACAGCGGCAAGGACCCGATGCGCCAGCCCGCCGTGCTGCGCGATGTGGCGGGCCAGATCGCCGCGGGCGACAGCCGCATCACCGGCGTGATGGTCGAAAGCCACCTGGTGGCGGGCCGTCAGGACCTGGGCACGGGGGAGCTGACCTACGGCCAGTCCATCACCGACGGCTGCCTGGGCTGGGAGGACACCGTGGCGGAGCTGGAGCATCTGGCCGCAGCGGTTGCCAAGCGCCGCGCGGTGGCCGCGCAGCGGGAGCTGGCCGAAGCCTGA
- a CDS encoding CHASE3 domain-containing protein produces the protein MKKKNPPAARRFSLANLSTKTKIVSVALFPLLLVLGVGVMAVLDLGRMEKTSKAVDHTGRILSESQSLAVAALDMESGLRGYLLAGREEFLAPYEAGQADLAEALTALKGLASDDPEMLADLQEAEEILTGWQENVAAGAIELRREIGDAMSMNDMADAVKKSKGRILFDEFRAEVGKIIEDEEVELANRRNIFSSLVNAGIADPDYLGASLEEVEKAHEVISTAKDLLAAAVDMETGVRGFLLAGDRAFLDPYMEGNERFNEILADLRLAFSDKLMQTNRLNTVAEIIGNWRNDVVVPMLQLRRLIGSAATMDDMADRVAEGQGKAYFDRFRETLASLQARGTETMAARRAASDRIAEHTRILIPAAIGAAILIGAVMALVTSSGIASGIRRIVVSMRGLAEGDNAVEIHGQHRGDEIGDMARALEKFRDELVRMQEAEQQKAQSKDAELAGVVQELSERLSRLSHGDLTIRIEEPFPEEYEQLRADFNGSIDNLTATVQEVIGASASIRNGAAEISQASDDLSHRTESQAATLEETAAAIDELTASVRSAAEGARNVETTVREARQEAESSGEVVQDAVTAMSGIEDSSNKISQIISVIDDIAFQTNLLALNAGVEAARAGEAGRGFAVVASEVRALAQRSSDAAMEIKTLIGDSSRQVAEGVDLVGRAGQALRSIAGRVSHISQLVSEIAEGAAEQSTGLLEINTGVTQLDQVTQQNAAMVEQATAAGHMLNTDAIKLAELVARFQVDGSAAAPAAPAAPAPSAHGGDDWEIEASPLPAAAMPAAEGNAARDLWQDF, from the coding sequence ATGAAAAAGAAGAACCCTCCCGCAGCCAGGCGGTTTTCCCTGGCAAACCTCAGTACGAAGACGAAAATCGTTTCGGTGGCCCTGTTTCCGCTGCTGCTGGTGCTTGGCGTCGGTGTGATGGCTGTTCTGGACCTGGGCCGCATGGAGAAGACCTCCAAGGCAGTCGATCACACCGGCCGGATCCTGAGCGAGTCGCAATCGCTGGCGGTGGCTGCGCTGGACATGGAGTCCGGGCTGCGCGGCTACCTGCTGGCGGGGCGGGAAGAGTTTCTGGCGCCCTATGAGGCAGGCCAGGCCGACCTGGCAGAGGCGCTGACGGCGCTGAAGGGTTTGGCGTCGGATGATCCCGAAATGCTGGCGGATTTGCAGGAGGCAGAGGAGATCCTGACCGGCTGGCAGGAGAATGTGGCCGCCGGCGCCATCGAGCTGCGCCGCGAAATCGGCGACGCCATGAGCATGAACGACATGGCCGATGCGGTGAAGAAGTCCAAGGGCCGGATCCTGTTTGACGAGTTCCGCGCCGAGGTCGGCAAGATCATCGAGGACGAGGAGGTGGAGCTTGCCAACCGCCGCAACATCTTCTCCTCGCTGGTCAATGCCGGGATTGCCGATCCGGATTATCTGGGCGCCTCGCTGGAGGAAGTGGAGAAGGCCCATGAGGTGATCAGCACCGCCAAGGACCTGCTGGCCGCCGCCGTCGACATGGAAACCGGCGTGCGCGGCTTCCTGCTGGCGGGCGACCGGGCGTTTCTGGACCCCTACATGGAGGGCAACGAGCGCTTTAACGAGATCCTGGCGGACTTGCGTTTGGCTTTCAGCGACAAGCTGATGCAGACCAACCGCCTGAACACGGTGGCCGAGATCATCGGCAACTGGCGCAATGACGTGGTGGTGCCGATGCTGCAGCTGCGCCGGTTGATCGGCAGCGCCGCCACCATGGATGACATGGCCGACCGGGTGGCCGAGGGGCAGGGCAAGGCGTATTTCGACCGATTCCGCGAAACCCTGGCTTCGCTGCAGGCCCGCGGCACCGAAACCATGGCCGCCCGCCGCGCCGCCAGCGACCGCATCGCGGAGCACACCCGGATCTTGATCCCCGCCGCAATCGGCGCGGCGATCTTGATCGGCGCGGTGATGGCGCTGGTCACCAGCTCCGGCATCGCCTCCGGCATCCGCCGCATCGTGGTGTCGATGCGCGGTCTGGCAGAGGGCGACAACGCCGTCGAGATCCACGGCCAGCACCGGGGCGACGAAATCGGCGACATGGCCCGCGCGCTGGAGAAGTTCCGCGACGAGCTGGTGCGGATGCAGGAAGCCGAACAGCAGAAGGCGCAAAGCAAGGACGCGGAGCTGGCCGGCGTGGTGCAGGAGCTGAGCGAGCGCCTGTCGCGGCTGTCGCACGGCGACCTGACCATCCGCATCGAAGAGCCCTTCCCGGAGGAATACGAGCAGCTGCGGGCAGACTTCAACGGTTCCATCGACAACCTCACCGCCACCGTGCAGGAGGTGATCGGCGCCTCGGCCAGCATCCGCAATGGTGCCGCCGAGATCAGCCAGGCCTCCGACGACCTGTCGCACCGCACCGAAAGCCAGGCCGCGACGCTGGAGGAGACTGCCGCCGCCATCGACGAGCTGACCGCCAGCGTGCGCTCGGCCGCGGAAGGCGCGCGCAACGTCGAGACCACGGTGCGGGAGGCCCGACAGGAGGCCGAAAGCAGCGGCGAGGTGGTGCAGGATGCGGTGACCGCGATGAGCGGCATCGAGGACAGCTCCAACAAGATCTCGCAGATCATCTCGGTGATCGACGACATCGCCTTCCAGACCAACCTGCTGGCGCTGAACGCCGGCGTGGAGGCCGCCCGCGCGGGCGAGGCGGGCCGCGGCTTTGCGGTGGTTGCCTCGGAAGTGCGCGCCCTGGCGCAGCGCTCCTCGGATGCCGCGATGGAGATCAAGACGCTGATCGGCGACAGCTCGCGCCAGGTGGCGGAGGGCGTGGATCTGGTCGGCCGCGCCGGCCAGGCGCTGCGCTCCATCGCCGGCCGGGTCAGCCATATCTCGCAGCTGGTGTCGGAGATCGCCGAAGGCGCGGCGGAGCAATCCACCGGCCTGCTTGAGATCAACACCGGCGTCACCCAGCTGGACCAGGTGACCCAGCAGAACGCGGCGATGGTGGAACAGGCCACCGCCGCGGGCCACATGCTGAACACCGATGCGATCAAGCTGGCCGAGCTGGTGGCGCGCTTCCAGGTCGACGGCAGCGCCGCCGCGCCTGCCGCCCCGGCGGCGCCCGCGCCCTCTGCCCACGGCGGCGATGACTGGGAGATCGAGGCCAGCCCGCTGCCCGCCGCAGCGATGCCTGCGGCAGAGGGCAATGCCGCCCGCGATCTGTGGCAGGATTTCTGA
- the rplQ gene encoding 50S ribosomal protein L17 has product MRHARGYRRLNRTHEHRKALFSNMAGSLIEHEQIKTTLPKAKELRPIVEKLITLAKRGDLHARRQAASKLKEDKDVAKLFEVLGPRYKDRQGGYVRVLKAGFRYGDMAPMAIIEFVDRDVSAKGAADKARLAAEEAAADADE; this is encoded by the coding sequence ATGCGTCACGCACGTGGTTACCGCCGCCTGAACCGTACTCATGAGCACCGCAAGGCCCTGTTCTCCAACATGGCCGGCTCGCTGATCGAGCACGAGCAGATCAAGACCACCCTGCCCAAAGCAAAAGAACTGCGCCCGATCGTTGAAAAACTGATCACTCTGGCGAAGCGCGGCGATCTGCACGCCCGCCGTCAGGCAGCTTCCAAGCTGAAAGAGGACAAGGACGTCGCGAAACTGTTCGAGGTTCTGGGCCCGCGCTACAAGGACCGTCAGGGCGGCTATGTCCGTGTCCTGAAGGCCGGCTTCCGCTATGGCGACATGGCTCCGATGGCGATCATCGAGTTCGTCGACCGCGACGTTTCCGCCAAAGGCGCCGCCGACAAGGCCCGCCTGGCAGCAGAAGAAGCGGCCGCCGACGCTGACGAATAA
- a CDS encoding DNA-directed RNA polymerase subunit alpha has translation MIHKNWAELIKPAQLEVKPGNDPARQATVVAEPLERGFGLTLGNALRRVLMSSLQGAAITSVQIDNVLHEFSSVAGVREDVTDIILNLKQVSLRMEVEGPKRLSINAKGPAVVTAGDIAETAGIEVLNRDHVICHLDDGADLFMELTVNTGKGYVSADKNKPEDAPIGLIPIDAIYSPVKKVSYDVQPTREGQVLDYDKLTMKVETDGSITPDDAVAFAARILQDQLGIFVNFDEPESAGRQDEDDGLEFNPLLLKKVDELELSVRSANCLKNDNIVYIGDLIQKTEAEMLRTPNFGRKSLNEIKEVLSGMGLHLGMDVEDWPPDNIEDLAKKFEDSF, from the coding sequence ATGATCCACAAGAACTGGGCAGAGCTGATCAAGCCGGCACAGCTGGAAGTGAAGCCGGGCAACGATCCTGCACGCCAGGCAACCGTTGTCGCAGAGCCGCTGGAACGCGGTTTCGGCCTGACCCTGGGCAACGCGCTGCGCCGCGTGCTGATGAGCTCGCTGCAAGGCGCCGCCATCACCAGCGTGCAGATCGACAACGTGCTGCACGAGTTTTCCAGCGTCGCAGGTGTGCGTGAAGACGTCACCGATATCATCCTTAACCTCAAGCAGGTCTCCCTGCGCATGGAAGTCGAAGGCCCCAAGCGCCTGTCGATCAATGCCAAGGGCCCGGCCGTCGTCACCGCAGGCGACATTGCCGAGACCGCCGGCATCGAGGTTCTGAACCGCGATCACGTGATCTGCCACCTGGACGACGGCGCCGACCTGTTCATGGAACTGACCGTGAACACCGGCAAGGGCTATGTCTCGGCAGACAAGAACAAGCCGGAAGACGCACCGATCGGCCTGATCCCGATCGACGCGATCTACTCGCCGGTCAAGAAGGTCTCCTATGACGTTCAGCCGACCCGTGAGGGCCAGGTGCTGGACTATGACAAGCTGACCATGAAGGTGGAAACCGACGGCTCCATCACCCCCGATGACGCCGTGGCCTTTGCCGCCCGCATCCTGCAGGACCAGCTGGGCATCTTCGTCAACTTCGACGAGCCGGAATCGGCCGGCCGCCAGGACGAGGACGATGGTCTGGAGTTCAACCCGCTTCTGCTGAAGAAAGTGGACGAGCTGGAACTGTCGGTGCGTTCGGCAAACTGCCTGAAGAACGACAACATCGTCTATATCGGCGACCTGATCCAGAAGACCGAAGCGGAGATGCTGCGCACCCCGAACTTCGGCCGCAAGTCGCTGAACGAGATCAAGGAAGTGCTGTCGGGCATGGGCCTGCACCTTGGCATGGACGTCGAGGACTGGCCGCCGGACAACATCGAAGATCTGGCGAAAAAATTCGAAGACAGCTTCTAA
- the rpsK gene encoding 30S ribosomal protein S11, with the protein MARDKSRIKRKERKNIATGVAHVNSSFNNTKILISDVQGNAISWSSAGTMGFKGSRKSTPYAAQMAAEDAGKKAQEHGVKTLEVEVQGPGSGRESALRALAAVGFNITSIRDVTPIAHNGCRPPKRRRV; encoded by the coding sequence ATGGCACGCGATAAATCCCGCATTAAGCGTAAAGAGCGCAAGAACATCGCCACCGGCGTTGCTCACGTGAACTCTTCGTTCAACAACACCAAAATCCTGATCTCCGACGTGCAGGGCAACGCGATCTCCTGGTCGTCGGCCGGCACCATGGGCTTCAAAGGCTCGCGGAAATCGACCCCCTATGCCGCTCAGATGGCTGCAGAAGATGCAGGCAAGAAGGCACAGGAACACGGTGTGAAGACTCTGGAAGTCGAAGTTCAGGGCCCCGGTTCGGGCCGTGAATCTGCGCTGCGCGCACTGGCCGCTGTCGGCTTCAACATCACCTCGATCCGTGATGTGACCCCGATCGCGCACAACGGCTGCCGCCCGCCGAAGCGCCGCCGCGTCTAA
- the rpsM gene encoding 30S ribosomal protein S13, with protein MARIAGVNIPTAKRVPIALTYITGIGNTSAKAICDAVGIDPTRRVNELSDAEVLAVREHIDANYTVEGDLRREVQMNIKRLMDLGCYRGLRHRRNLPVRGQRTHTNARTRKGPAKPIAGKKK; from the coding sequence GTGGCACGTATTGCCGGCGTTAACATCCCGACTGCAAAGCGGGTTCCCATCGCCCTCACCTATATCACCGGTATCGGCAACACCTCGGCGAAAGCAATCTGCGACGCCGTTGGCATCGACCCGACCCGCCGGGTGAACGAACTGTCCGACGCTGAAGTTCTGGCCGTGCGCGAGCACATCGACGCCAACTACACCGTCGAAGGCGACCTGCGCCGTGAAGTGCAGATGAACATCAAGCGCCTGATGGACCTCGGCTGCTACCGTGGCCTGCGCCACCGCCGCAACCTGCCGGTCCGCGGTCAGCGTACCCATACCAACGCCCGCACCCGCAAGGGCCCGGCGAAGCCGATCGCCGGCAAGAAGAAGTAA